A portion of the Pseudomonas sp. GR 6-02 genome contains these proteins:
- the rne gene encoding ribonuclease E, giving the protein MKRMLINATQPEELRVALVDGQRLYDLDIESGAREQKKANIYKGRITRIEPSLEAAFVDFGSERHGFLPLKEISREYFKKTPEGRVNIKDVLSEGQEVIVQVEKEERGNKGAALTTFISLAGRYLVLMPNNPRAGGISRRIEGEERNELREALNGLVAPADMGLIVRTAGLGRSSEEMQWDLDYLLQLWTAIKEASLDRAAPFLIYQESNVIIRAIRDYLRQDIGEVLIDSVEAQDEALTFIRQVMPQYASKIKLYEDSVPLFNRFQIESQIETAFQRVVELPSGGSIVIDPTEALVSIDINSARATKGSDIEETALQTNLEAAEEIARQLRLRDIGGLIVIDFIDMTPAKNQRAVEEKVRECLEADRARVQVGRISRFGLLEMSRQRLRPSLGESSGIVCPRCNGTGIIRDVESLSLAILRLIEEEALKDRTAEVRAQVPIPVAAFLLNEKRNSITKIELRTRARIVILPNDHLETPHFEVQRLRDDSPEASINQSSYEIAAAAAEVEEVQPAAATRTLVRQEAAVKTAPARANAPVPTEVVAAPVAAPVAAPEPSLFKGLVKSLISLFATKEEPVAPVVVEKPATTERPARNEERRNGRQQSRNRNGRRDEERKPREERAPREERAPREPREERQPREAREETPAVAREERAPRAPREERAPRAPREDRKPRGEREERPVRELREPLDAAPAAAATAEERPARQPREERAPRPPREERQPRTEQAAAAAAEEELPTNEEQLQEDGQEVAEGDRPRRRSRGQRRRSNRRERQRDANGNVIEGSEESESAENAEAPSAADLAAGLAVTAAVASTVISAPAEAQANEQAERATAATLETAPVEAPVVEATTPVEVIAAPEIEVAPVREAQPEVEAAAEPVVAAEPVVEAPVAEPAREVREVREEQTTFNWVAEPPVAVEAPAPVAEAPVAEAPAAEATVSEPVVAAAEPAPLLEAPVAAEAAPVVEAAPVSALTPSGRAPNDPREVRRRKREAERLQKEAELAAAAAPAAAEPAPVVAEVVEAAPAPAAEVSAEPVESVIDEAPRSVQEAVEQHEQALEKEHEPKPLA; this is encoded by the coding sequence ATGAAAAGAATGCTGATTAACGCGACTCAACCTGAAGAGTTGCGTGTTGCACTGGTAGATGGCCAACGCCTCTACGACCTGGACATCGAATCCGGTGCACGCGAGCAGAAGAAGGCCAACATCTATAAAGGCCGGATTACTCGCATCGAACCAAGCCTTGAGGCTGCCTTTGTCGATTTCGGCTCTGAGCGCCACGGCTTCCTGCCCCTCAAAGAAATCTCCCGCGAATACTTCAAGAAAACTCCCGAAGGCCGCGTCAACATCAAGGACGTCCTGAGCGAAGGCCAGGAAGTCATCGTTCAAGTCGAAAAAGAAGAACGTGGCAACAAGGGCGCCGCCCTGACCACCTTCATCAGCCTGGCCGGTCGTTACCTGGTTCTGATGCCGAACAACCCGCGTGCCGGCGGTATCTCCCGTCGCATCGAAGGTGAAGAGCGCAACGAACTGCGTGAAGCCCTCAACGGCCTGGTTGCCCCGGCCGACATGGGTCTGATCGTTCGCACTGCCGGCCTTGGCCGCAGCAGCGAAGAAATGCAGTGGGACCTCGACTACCTGCTGCAACTCTGGACCGCCATCAAAGAAGCCTCGCTGGACCGCGCCGCGCCGTTCCTGATCTACCAGGAAAGCAACGTGATCATCCGCGCCATTCGCGATTACCTGCGCCAGGACATCGGCGAAGTGCTGATCGACAGCGTTGAAGCCCAGGACGAAGCCCTGACCTTCATTCGCCAGGTGATGCCGCAGTACGCCAGCAAGATCAAGCTGTACGAAGACAGCGTTCCGCTGTTCAACCGCTTCCAGATCGAAAGCCAGATCGAAACCGCCTTTCAGCGCGTCGTCGAACTGCCTTCCGGCGGCTCCATCGTCATCGATCCGACCGAAGCCCTGGTGTCCATCGACATCAACTCGGCGCGCGCCACCAAAGGCAGCGACATCGAAGAAACCGCTCTGCAGACCAACCTTGAAGCCGCCGAAGAAATCGCCCGTCAGTTGCGCTTGCGCGACATCGGCGGCCTGATCGTCATCGACTTCATCGACATGACCCCTGCCAAGAACCAGCGCGCCGTGGAAGAGAAAGTCCGCGAATGCCTGGAAGCCGACCGCGCCCGCGTGCAAGTCGGTCGCATCTCGCGCTTCGGCCTGCTGGAAATGTCCCGTCAGCGCCTGCGTCCATCGCTGGGCGAAAGCAGCGGCATCGTTTGCCCGCGTTGCAACGGCACCGGCATCATCCGTGACGTTGAATCGCTGTCGCTGGCGATCCTGCGCCTGATCGAAGAAGAAGCCCTGAAAGACCGCACCGCCGAAGTTCGCGCACAAGTGCCGATCCCGGTGGCAGCGTTCCTGCTCAACGAAAAACGCAACTCGATCACCAAGATCGAACTGCGCACCCGCGCCCGCATCGTCATTCTGCCGAACGATCACCTCGAAACGCCGCACTTCGAAGTTCAGCGTCTGCGTGATGACAGCCCGGAAGCCAGCATCAACCAGTCCAGCTACGAGATCGCTGCTGCCGCTGCGGAAGTCGAAGAAGTCCAGCCAGCCGCCGCGACCCGCACCTTGGTTCGCCAGGAAGCCGCAGTCAAGACTGCACCGGCTCGCGCCAATGCTCCGGTGCCGACCGAAGTCGTCGCCGCCCCAGTAGCTGCGCCGGTTGCCGCGCCTGAGCCAAGCCTGTTCAAGGGCCTGGTGAAGTCGCTGATCAGCCTGTTCGCGACCAAGGAAGAGCCAGTTGCGCCGGTCGTGGTTGAAAAACCAGCGACTACCGAGCGCCCTGCCCGCAACGAAGAGCGTCGCAACGGTCGTCAGCAGAGCCGCAACCGTAACGGTCGCCGCGATGAAGAGCGCAAGCCTCGTGAGGAACGTGCACCGCGTGAAGAGCGCGCACCACGTGAGCCACGCGAAGAGCGTCAACCACGCGAAGCCCGCGAAGAAACGCCAGCAGTCGCCCGCGAAGAACGCGCTCCACGTGCCCCTCGTGAAGAACGTGCACCGCGCGCACCGCGTGAAGATCGCAAGCCTCGTGGCGAGCGTGAAGAACGTCCGGTTCGTGAACTGCGCGAGCCTCTGGATGCCGCTCCGGCCGCCGCTGCCACCGCTGAAGAGCGTCCGGCCCGTCAGCCACGCGAAGAGCGCGCTCCACGCCCACCGCGTGAAGAACGTCAACCACGCACCGAGCAAGCCGCGGCTGCCGCTGCCGAAGAAGAGCTGCCAACCAACGAAGAGCAACTGCAGGAAGACGGTCAGGAAGTCGCCGAAGGCGATCGTCCACGCCGCCGCTCCCGTGGCCAGCGTCGTCGCAGCAACCGTCGTGAGCGTCAGCGCGATGCCAACGGCAACGTGATCGAAGGTTCGGAAGAATCCGAATCCGCTGAAAACGCCGAAGCCCCAAGCGCTGCCGATCTGGCCGCCGGCCTGGCTGTTACCGCAGCCGTTGCCAGCACCGTGATCAGCGCACCTGCTGAAGCACAAGCCAACGAGCAAGCCGAACGCGCTACTGCTGCCACTCTGGAAACCGCTCCGGTTGAAGCGCCAGTGGTTGAAGCGACCACGCCGGTGGAAGTCATCGCCGCTCCGGAAATCGAAGTGGCCCCGGTTCGTGAAGCACAGCCGGAAGTTGAAGCTGCCGCCGAACCAGTGGTTGCTGCAGAACCTGTCGTTGAAGCACCAGTGGCTGAACCGGCACGTGAAGTTCGCGAAGTTCGTGAAGAACAAACCACGTTCAACTGGGTTGCCGAGCCACCGGTTGCTGTCGAAGCTCCAGCGCCAGTCGCTGAGGCTCCGGTTGCTGAAGCCCCAGCGGCTGAAGCCACGGTCTCCGAGCCAGTGGTTGCGGCTGCCGAGCCTGCTCCGCTGCTTGAAGCACCGGTGGCTGCCGAAGCTGCACCCGTGGTCGAAGCTGCCCCTGTCAGCGCTCTGACTCCAAGTGGCCGTGCGCCGAACGACCCACGTGAAGTACGTCGTCGCAAGCGTGAAGCCGAGCGTCTGCAGAAGGAAGCCGAACTGGCTGCCGCTGCTGCTCCGGCCGCTGCCGAGCCAGCACCGGTTGTTGCTGAAGTCGTCGAGGCAGCCCCTGCCCCGGCCGCTGAAGTGTCTGCCGAGCCGGTTGAATCCGTGATCGACGAAGCACCGCGCTCCGTACAGGAAGCGGTAGAGCAACACGAGCAAGCCCTGGAAAAAGAGCACGAGCCTAAACCCCTCGCCTGA